One Triticum dicoccoides isolate Atlit2015 ecotype Zavitan chromosome 5B, WEW_v2.0, whole genome shotgun sequence genomic window carries:
- the LOC119312444 gene encoding E3 ubiquitin-protein ligase SIRP1-like has product MEEGQESRYWCHSCAEVIVPVEPEKKCPDCDGGFVEEMESEGFEPSTNVRSERNLSLWAPLLLGMMGGSSRRSRPQRDMMDSSSDEDSRQARIRSALRDTDDEDEEDDDDDSDRELEDMIRRRRRRGSSLVRLLQTLRDDLRGLDGIGRDRDRDSERDRERERERRDRERRERERARRERERARERDRGGERTESLILINSNNEAIILQGTFGPSDNQENSSNTSTGVSLGDYFLGPGLDMLLQRLADSDLNRSGTPPAKKESVAALPTVNIQEVLGCTVCLEEFEMGTEAKEMPCQHKFHSNCILPWLELHSSCPICRFQLPTEESKNPCESGSGGGTVSADGDHAESSNSDIEGANHDGGRLLDGSSINDRDVTSALNAIFGDESSSSSSDENGPRASES; this is encoded by the coding sequence ATGGAAGAAGGTCAGGAAAGCAGGTACTGGTGCCACAGCTGCGCTGAGGTGATCGTTCCTGTGGAGCCGGAGAAGAAGTGCCCGGACTGTGATGGCGGGTTCGTGGAAGAGATGGAGTCCGAGGGCTTTGAGCCGTCCACGAACGTGAGGTCTGAGCGGAACCTCTCGCTCTGGGCCCCGCTGCTGCTTGGGATGATGGGAGGTTCGTCTCGGCGATCAAGGCCCCAGAGGGATATGATGGATTCTTCTTCTGATGAGGACTCACGCCAAGCAAGGATCAGGAGTGCACTGAGGGAtactgatgatgaggatgaagaggatgatgatgatgattctgACCGTGAGCTTGAAGACATGATTAGGAGGCGAAGGAGGAGGGGCTCATCGCTTGTCAGGCTGCTTCAGACCCTCCGTGATGACTTAAGGGGCTTGGATGGCATTGGCAGAGACAGGGACAGGGACAGCGAGAGAGaccgggagagggagagggaaagaaggGACAGGGagagaagggagagggagagggctagaagagagagggagagagcaaggGAGAGAGACCGAGGGGGAGAAAGGACAGAGAGCTTAATACTGATCAACTCCAACAATGAGGCCATTATTCTCCAAGGAACATTTGGACCTAGTGACAACCAAGAGAACTCAAGCAACACAAGTACTGGCGTTTCACTTGGAGACTACTTTCTTGGTCCTGGTCTAGATATGCTCTTGCAGCGTTTGGCAGACAGTGACCTGAATCGTTCTGGGACTCCACCTGCCAAGAAGGAATCTGTGGCAGCATTGCCAACTGTGAACATCCAGGAAGTATTGGGCTGTACAGTCTGTCTTGAGGAGTTTGAAATGGGGACGGAGGCGAAGGAGATGCCTTGCCAACATAAGTTTCACTCCAATTGCATCCTTCCATGGCTGGAGCTCCACAGTTCTTGCCCAATTTGTCGATttcagttgcctacagaggagtcaAAGAACCCATGTGAATCAGGCAGTGGTGGTGGGACAGTGAGTGCTGATGGAGATCATGCTGAGTCAAGTAATAGTGATATAGAAGGTGCTAACCATGATGGAGGCAGGCTGCTTGATGGAAGTTCAATAAATGACAGAGATGTGACGTCTGCGTTGAACGCGATATTCGGAGATgaatcctcctcctcatcatctgaTGAAAATGGCCCACGTGCTTCTGAGAGCTGA